In Pseudothermotoga sp., one genomic interval encodes:
- a CDS encoding carbohydrate ABC transporter permease, translating into MKKRLLKLFLFAIALFIVSVELVPILVIITNGFKKDIDIWTKSPFYFKPTVHSYYLIFSNRDFKMSLRNSFTAATISALTSVFFASLAAFGFTRFDFKLKFLLLIAILLTRMIPQITLALPFYLLFRTLGLKDNIVGLSVAHISFNLPYVLALLIPFFASVPRDYEEAARIDGCKMFGVFWRITLPLSSAGLVVAFVFAFLMSWNEFLYALVLTGPNAKTAPIVINAFLGQYAPLWGQLSASSTIMLLPVFAITLGFQRYILKGLWTGGLKG; encoded by the coding sequence ATGAAAAAAAGACTGCTGAAGCTTTTTTTGTTCGCCATAGCCTTATTCATCGTCTCCGTTGAGCTGGTCCCCATACTGGTGATCATCACCAACGGCTTCAAAAAAGACATAGATATATGGACGAAAAGTCCCTTCTATTTCAAACCTACGGTGCACAGTTACTATCTCATCTTTTCGAATCGTGACTTTAAAATGTCGCTGAGAAATTCCTTCACCGCAGCAACCATATCGGCTTTAACATCAGTTTTTTTCGCCTCCCTGGCTGCGTTTGGATTCACGAGGTTCGATTTCAAACTAAAATTTTTACTCCTCATAGCGATCTTGCTCACCAGAATGATACCTCAAATCACGTTGGCCCTCCCTTTCTACTTACTGTTCAGAACTCTTGGCTTGAAAGATAACATCGTTGGATTGAGCGTGGCGCACATCAGTTTTAACTTACCCTATGTTCTTGCACTCTTGATACCTTTCTTTGCGAGCGTGCCGAGAGATTACGAAGAAGCTGCCAGAATCGACGGCTGTAAAATGTTCGGAGTTTTCTGGAGAATAACACTCCCGTTATCTTCTGCAGGATTGGTCGTCGCCTTCGTCTTTGCGTTTCTCATGTCTTGGAATGAGTTTCTCTACGCACTCGTTTTGACTGGACCGAATGCCAAAACGGCCCCGATAGTGATCAACGCCTTCCTCGGTCAATACGCACCTTTATGGGGACAGCTTTCTGCAAGTTCTACGATAATGCTTTTACCCGTGTTCGCCATAACTTTGGGATTTCAAAGATACATTTTGAAAGGTTTATGGACTGGTGGATTGAAAGGCTGA
- a CDS encoding transaldolase, which yields MKFFLDSAKLDEISYAIEHWNIDGITTNPRHLANAGLKVGEFASQIKNLIKGTDISVSIEVNPHLTDAKEIMKEARYLASLCENFVIKIPATESGFEALAQLSKEGIKVNTTLVFTVFQAVNAARLGAHIISLFVGWREERGETDTDLIAKVVKAVKNYNYQSKILVAAIRSSKHIADAALAGADIVTASWEVYKRAFENPYVELGLNIFKESWNKLGGM from the coding sequence ATGAAATTTTTTTTGGACAGTGCCAAGCTCGATGAGATCTCCTACGCCATAGAGCACTGGAACATCGACGGAATAACTACAAATCCAAGACACTTGGCGAATGCCGGTCTGAAAGTCGGTGAGTTCGCATCTCAAATCAAAAATCTGATCAAAGGTACCGATATCTCTGTGAGCATCGAAGTGAATCCACACTTAACGGATGCAAAGGAGATCATGAAGGAAGCTCGGTATCTGGCGAGTCTGTGCGAGAACTTTGTCATCAAGATACCTGCCACAGAATCAGGATTCGAAGCTTTGGCACAACTATCCAAAGAAGGGATCAAAGTCAACACAACGCTGGTTTTCACCGTCTTTCAAGCAGTGAACGCTGCTCGTTTGGGCGCCCACATCATCAGTTTGTTCGTCGGGTGGCGGGAAGAGAGGGGTGAAACGGATACAGATCTCATAGCGAAGGTGGTCAAAGCTGTGAAAAATTACAATTATCAATCGAAGATATTGGTCGCGGCGATCAGGTCTTCGAAACACATAGCCGATGCTGCTCTGGCTGGAGCGGACATCGTCACTGCTTCGTGGGAAGTTTACAAAAGGGCATTCGAAAATCCATACGTTGAACTCGGTCTGAACATATTCAAAGAATCGTGGAACAAGCTGGGAGGGATGTGA
- a CDS encoding UxaA family hydrolase, with amino-acid sequence MVHFLVHKPIDHVGVAVRDLKKGETVFGRCLETNQEYRITVLEDIPLGHKIALKDIEKGEHVVEYGEKIGFALQHIPKGSHVHVHNLRSLRWG; translated from the coding sequence ATGGTGCACTTTCTGGTTCACAAACCGATCGATCATGTGGGTGTTGCCGTGAGAGACCTCAAAAAAGGTGAGACAGTTTTCGGACGGTGCCTCGAAACGAATCAAGAGTACAGAATCACCGTTTTAGAGGATATACCCCTTGGTCACAAGATCGCACTCAAAGATATAGAGAAGGGAGAACATGTGGTTGAGTACGGTGAAAAGATAGGTTTCGCACTTCAACATATACCGAAAGGTTCTCACGTTCACGTTCACAATTTGCGGAGTTTAAGGTGGGGGTGA
- a CDS encoding UxaA family hydrolase has protein sequence MKRSILAYRRKDGRIGVRNHVLILPVDDISNAVAEGVEKNVYGTLAVPHPYGRLQFGEDLELFFRTLIGTGKNPNVAAVIVIGVEPKWTMKIADEIAKSNKPVEAFWVEHHGQLKTIEKASRAAVRLVEEASRLKREPADMNELVISLKCGESDTTSGLGSNRAVGRFTEKFLEIGGTVLFGETTELTGAEHIVASRFKKQKDRERFLKMFEEYQKLIKSQGVDLLGSQPTEGNIAGGLSTIEEKALGNLQKIGGALIDGVLDYAEPPTGRGLFFMNTSSAAAEAVTLFAAAGAVIHLFPTGQGNPIGNPIIPVIKITANPKTAENMWEHIDVDVSRLLQLEISLDEAAELIWNHVVETAEGKLVKAEILHHREFVPTKLYPSA, from the coding sequence GTGAAAAGATCGATACTCGCTTACAGGAGAAAAGATGGAAGGATTGGCGTGAGAAACCATGTACTGATATTGCCCGTAGACGATATATCCAACGCGGTTGCCGAAGGGGTGGAAAAAAACGTTTATGGCACTCTGGCCGTGCCACACCCGTATGGACGCCTACAGTTTGGAGAAGACCTCGAACTGTTCTTCCGAACTTTGATAGGGACGGGCAAAAATCCCAACGTCGCTGCGGTGATCGTCATAGGGGTTGAACCGAAGTGGACGATGAAAATCGCCGATGAGATCGCAAAATCGAATAAACCTGTGGAGGCCTTCTGGGTAGAACATCATGGTCAGCTCAAAACTATAGAGAAAGCTTCACGAGCGGCCGTTCGATTAGTTGAAGAAGCTTCCAGACTGAAGAGGGAGCCTGCAGATATGAATGAACTCGTGATAAGTCTAAAGTGCGGAGAATCCGATACAACGTCAGGTCTCGGATCGAACAGGGCAGTGGGCCGTTTCACCGAGAAATTCTTGGAGATCGGTGGAACCGTACTGTTCGGCGAGACGACGGAGCTGACCGGAGCGGAACACATCGTGGCGAGCAGGTTCAAAAAGCAAAAGGATAGGGAGAGATTTCTGAAGATGTTCGAAGAATACCAAAAGCTGATAAAGTCTCAAGGGGTGGATTTGCTCGGCTCACAACCTACGGAGGGGAACATAGCGGGTGGTCTCAGCACGATCGAGGAAAAGGCCCTTGGAAATTTACAGAAGATAGGTGGGGCTCTGATAGATGGTGTCCTTGATTACGCAGAACCACCCACTGGACGTGGACTTTTCTTCATGAACACATCTTCCGCAGCAGCAGAAGCTGTGACCCTGTTCGCAGCAGCTGGTGCCGTGATTCACTTGTTCCCGACTGGCCAAGGAAATCCTATAGGAAATCCGATAATACCTGTGATCAAAATAACTGCTAATCCGAAAACAGCTGAAAACATGTGGGAACACATCGATGTAGATGTCTCTCGCCTACTTCAACTCGAGATCAGCCTCGATGAGGCTGCTGAGTTGATATGGAACCACGTCGTAGAGACCGCTGAAGGTAAACTCGTGAAGGCTGAAATTCTGCACCACAGAGAGTTTGTACCAACGAAGCTCTATCCGAGTGCGTGA